ACTTGTGAATAATCAGCCGAGACGAAAATATTTTCAGGATTTACAGGAATCAAGCCCGATTTTATTTCATTTGCCCAGTACCCGAATGCGGGAATATTTTGCAAGTTCGGATCTCTGCTGCTGAGTCGTCCCGTTCCTGTCATAGCCGGTTCAAATGTCGTATGAATTATCCCGTTTGAGTCCGCCGCTCTCTGAAAAGGTATAACAAAACTTGTGAGCATCTTTGTTAATTCCCTGTGTTCGAGCAATAATTTCGGAATCTCTGCGCCCGGACATGATATATTATCAGAAATTTTTGCGAGCCTCTCAAGGACTCCCGAATCTGTTGCGTAAGAATTGCCGCTTTTAGTCATTCCTTCAGGGGTAAAGCCTAATTTTTCAAATAAGAGCCATGAAACTTGCTGCGGTGAGTTAAGATTTATTCTGATTCCTGCTGTATTAGTGATAGTTGACTCGATTTCAGTTATACGCGATTCTAGTTTAACTTGAATGCTTGAAAATTTCTCGTGATTTATTCTGACACCGTGAGACTCCATTTTTGTCAAGACCGGAATCAATGGCAAATCTATATTATTCATTATATATTGCAAATTATTATATGACTCGATTTCTGTTTCAAGAGTGCTGGACATTTCCGCGAGAGTTTGTCCCGGATTGCTGCTTTCTTTAATGAATGAGGCTATTTCAGGAAATTTTCGCGCTGTCATGTCAGGATGTAACAAGTAATAAGCCGTCTTCAAGTCCCATAAATTTTTATGCGAGTCAAATAATTCGGGATGATGTGTAAATTCTGCTTTATAGTCAAGAGTCAGAGTCTCAGCTTGAGGCATTACAGAAATTTTTGCGCTTGTATTATTAATTTCGAGTCTTTGAGGCGGAGTCTTAATACTCCCGATTCGATTTAATACACGAGTCAGGCCAAGTCTGAAAGCTAATTTTTCTGCGTTGTCAAAATCTAACTTGCGATTTATGCACTGATTCAAGAATTCATAATCTCCCGTGAAAATGTCTTCTTTTAACCTGATAATATTATCGCGGGTCCATTTTGCGGCATCGAGCCCATAGTCCTGAAGTTTTTTGCGCTGGCTCTTAGGCAGATCATCAAGTGAAGCAAATATATCTTCTAAAGTTGGATATAAAGCTAAAATCTTAGTCGCTCCCTTATCGCCGACTCCGGGGACTCCTTTCACGTTGTCCGACTGGTCGCCCACTATTGCGAGATAATCAGCAAATGATGACGGCATAAAACCGTGTTCTTTCTTGAATAAATTAACGTCGTAGATTTCCGCAAAAGTTACTCCGTGTTTAATGGGACGCATTAATTTTATACCAGTTCCGAGCAGCTGCATTAAATCTTTATCGGACGAAATAATTATGACTTCATGTCCCTGTGATTGAGCGAGCCTAGCAAATGACGCTACAACATCATCAGCTTCTACACCTTCACGAATAAGAACACTACAGCCGAGATAATTTAATAATTCTTCCAAAATAGGGAGTTGAATTATAAAATCTTTTTCAGGGGGAGTGCGATTTGCTTTATATTCTGGTAAAAGTTCGTGCCTGAAAGTCTTCCCGCGAGCGTCAAATACAGTTATCGTACAATCCGGCATTAAATCATCCTGAACGCGGAATAACATATTTATAAATCCCACGATCATCCCAGTCGGAGTCCCGTCCGGAGCAGTGAGTCTAAATTTTACAGCTCCAAATCCCCTATGTGCCAAGCTATGGCCGTCAATGATTACGAATCTTTTAATGGCAAATCACCCTCGCAAAAATTTTTGAGTAAATTATATTGCGTGTGCTACAATTTTTGAAAGATTTTATTTGCGAAAATTTATGAGTCAAGAAAGCAATTTTACTAATACATTTACTAATACAAAAAGTTAATATAATCTATTCATTTACAAGACTTCACAGAGATAAAATTTTTTGTTGTATAGCAATTTTTTTGCGAGAAATTTTTCTTGCTTGAATACACTATAATATGCGCTGAAGGAGTGTATTTTTTTGTGAGTGAGAAATTTTCAAGTTTTGCAGACTTCCTCGAACAAACCGCGAATCAAGACAGGCAATTTTTACGGAGCGATGAACTCTACAAAATTCCCGAGTCTGTCAACGCGCTCGCAAATAGTTCCGGAGGCTGGATAATAGCAGGTGCAGAAATTGACTCACAGGACAATATAATAATTTCAGGACTCGACGAGAATATAAAAATTTTCCGGCCTGATACGCAAATATTTGACTCGCCAGCAAGAATTATAATATTCCCAGTTGAGAGTCTTTCTTGGCACGATAAACCGCAAAATCTCAATAAAAAAATTTTCCGCCGTGTTGAAGGAATTAATTTAATATCAAGCAAATTTTACAGCTCGTTAATGGCCGCTGACTCTCTTGAATTCTCGCGCGATGACTTCCCAGTTGATAATATTTCTCTTGATGACGAATCTATTAAAAAATTTCGTCTCACTGTCATGAAATTTCACGAGCAATATAAATATTTGACTCATAAAAATTTTTTGCGAAAAACTTTTATATATTCCGGTAAGTACTTAACTTTTGCGGGGGCTTTGATGTTCGGTGATTTATTGCGAATCCGGGCCGAACTGAATAACAACGGACAAATTATATCGCTCGAATCAAAAAATATCTGGCGTGCATATTCTGAAATTTTGCCTAGACTGACTTTAAAACTTTCTGACAGGTGCGCAGATTCCTTCAGAGAAATATTTATAAATTCGCTCGTTCACTCTGATTATAATATTGACAATCATATAAATATCACTATAAATTCACGGCCTGCACGAGTAATAATAAATAATCCCGGCACGATAAGAGGCATCACACGAAATTTGCGGCTTCAAAAAATTTTCTCACTTGCTGGAATTCGCACGAACGGACTCGACTTTATAAAACTTTATGATAAATCTTTCAAGCTCAATCAAGACATGTTAAATCTAAGAGTCAGCGCGACTCTTTCACTTGAAGGCAGGAAAATAATTTTATTATAAAGTTTGCATGCATTAACAAAATTTCTTGACTGCTAAATTAATCACTGCTAAAATTTTCACGTAATAAAAAGTTTGATACATAATAAAATTTTTCAACAATAAGGAGATTGACTCAATTGTTCAGGAATAAACGAGCATTTTTGCTTGTGCTTGTGATTTGTGCGCTGATTTTTTCGAGTGTGAATGAATCTCAGGCCGCGAAAAAGAAAAAACGTTATGACGACTGGCGCGGGGTTGCTGCTGACATGGCACTTGAATTTAACGCAGCGATTGAAGATGTTAAAGCCGACAAATATAAAGACGCTTATAATCACGTGAACGACGCATATTTTAAATATTATGAGGTTCAGGGAGTAGAGAGCACTGTAATGTATGCAATCTCGGCAGCAAGAGTCAATCATATCGAGGCACAATTTAGAGACATTAAACACGTTCTATTAGGCAATCAGGAAAAAGAAAAAAGTTTATTGCTCCAACAAATTGAAGATCTCAAGATAAAAGTTTATAAAGACTCAATGGTATTAGACGGGAAGGCAGAAATCAGCGATCCTGACTCTGCAGGACTTGCAATTTACACTGACACAAAAGTTGCTAGACCTGATTTTGCGCAAGTTTCAGAGACTCCGGCTCCGGCTCAAACTCAATCAGACTCACAGCCTGAAAAACGCGCTCCGGTTAATAGGGACTGGCTGACATTCTTGACTGCATTCGGCTTGTTAGTGCGTGAAGGACTCGAGGCGATTCTCGTAATAGTTGCTATTGTCGCGTATTTAATCAAGACTGGAAATAAACACATGCTCAAGGGCGTATATCTCGGCTCATTTGCGGCGATAATTGCGAGCGTGATTCTTGCGTGGGCTCTTGATACTTTAATGGGCGAACAAAGCGGAGTGGCTCGTGAATTGCTTGAGGGCTGGACTATGTTTTTAGCGGTTGCAGTATTATTTTATGTCAGTAACTGGATGCTTTCAAAGGCTGATAATATCG
The sequence above is a segment of the Synergistaceae bacterium genome. Coding sequences within it:
- a CDS encoding DNA polymerase I, with product MAHRGFGAVKFRLTAPDGTPTGMIVGFINMLFRVQDDLMPDCTITVFDARGKTFRHELLPEYKANRTPPEKDFIIQLPILEELLNYLGCSVLIREGVEADDVVASFARLAQSQGHEVIIISSDKDLMQLLGTGIKLMRPIKHGVTFAEIYDVNLFKKEHGFMPSSFADYLAIVGDQSDNVKGVPGVGDKGATKILALYPTLEDIFASLDDLPKSQRKKLQDYGLDAAKWTRDNIIRLKEDIFTGDYEFLNQCINRKLDFDNAEKLAFRLGLTRVLNRIGSIKTPPQRLEINNTSAKISVMPQAETLTLDYKAEFTHHPELFDSHKNLWDLKTAYYLLHPDMTARKFPEIASFIKESSNPGQTLAEMSSTLETEIESYNNLQYIMNNIDLPLIPVLTKMESHGVRINHEKFSSIQVKLESRITEIESTITNTAGIRINLNSPQQVSWLLFEKLGFTPEGMTKSGNSYATDSGVLERLAKISDNISCPGAEIPKLLLEHRELTKMLTSFVIPFQRAADSNGIIHTTFEPAMTGTGRLSSRDPNLQNIPAFGYWANEIKSGLIPVNPENIFVSADYSQVELRILAHMSGESKLIEAFNNKRDIHTETASWVFGVIPELVTSELRRAAKMINFGLLYGMSSFGLAERLDISRQEAKDIMTRYFDAVPSVKNFIDNIITQAKSRGYTQTLSGRIRPVDEIPAKKSALDRAIINSPIQGTAADIARTAMINCEGELFLQVHDSLVCECKESESQEVAQMLREIMKASGGGINNLEVETKSGKTLASV
- a CDS encoding FTR1 family iron permease; the protein is MRRLTQLFRNKRAFLLVLVICALIFSSVNESQAAKKKKRYDDWRGVAADMALEFNAAIEDVKADKYKDAYNHVNDAYFKYYEVQGVESTVMYAISAARVNHIEAQFRDIKHVLLGNQEKEKSLLLQQIEDLKIKVYKDSMVLDGKAEISDPDSAGLAIYTDTKVARPDFAQVSETPAPAQTQSDSQPEKRAPVNRDWLTFLTAFGLLVREGLEAILVIVAIVAYLIKTGNKHMLKGVYLGSFAAIIASVILAWALDTLMGEQSGVARELLEGWTMFLAVAVLFYVSNWMLSKADNIAWENYISGKVQQSIDSKSQWTLIFAAFIAVMREGAELILFYSAAFTGGMSNPVYIAYGIGAGILVLIAVWVGFRYFSVKLPLRAFFMFTSILLFLMCISFMGKGVVELTEADVITGWTVIPAMNGFSIEILSIYDRAETLIPQIMLVIAAIWIMIPHIFRRKKDK